CCCAGCTCACGTCCCGCGGGTAGACGCCGTGCGGGAGCGCGAGCGTGCGCGGGCGGTAGTCGGGCACGTGGCGCTGGATCCACGCCTGGGCGCCGGCGATCTGCGCGCGGACGGTCGCCTCGTCGTACTTGCCGAGGTTCGCGTGCCAGAGCGTGTGATTGCCGATCTCGTAGCCGTGGCTCACGAGGAACTGGAGCTTCCGCGTGACGTGCTCGGGCTGGTTGAAGAGCCGGTTCGGCGGGTCGGCCGCGGGGAGCACGAAGAAGGTCGCGCCGCGCCCGAAGTCCGGCCGCTCGCGCGCGAACGCCTCGAGGATCCCGACGGCCGACTTCGGGTCGATCTCGAGCCCCCCGCGCTGCTCGAGGTAGCGGAACTGGCCCGGCGACGAGTCGTCGAAGGTGAGGACCACGGGCGTCGTGCCCGCGGGCAGCGCGATGCGGCCGTCGAGGAGGTCGCCGAGGGTGACGAGCCGGTAGCCCTTGGCGTAGAGCGTCTCGAGGTCGCGCCGGAAATTCTCGGGGGTGCGCGTCCAGCGCTCCTCCGGGTAGTCGATCTTGTGGTACTCGAGGATCATCACGCGGCCGAGCTCGTTGGGCGGCAGGTCGGCCGCGACGGCGAACGAGGCGAGCAGCAGCGCGGCGGTGACGATGAGCGCGACGAGGAGCAGGAGCCTCACTTGGCGGCGAGCGCCTCCCTCTGCTGCGCGTCCTTCGGGCGGAGCGCCGCGGCCGTGTAGTCGTTGCGCGGGTTCCAGAGCATCCAGCCCGCCGCGCCCGCGTCGTCGGCGGCCTTCATCTGGGCGCGGATCTCGTTGACGCCGAAGATCCGGCGGTCGAAGGCGTAGTCGCGGAAGTCTTGCAGCCACGGCCGCACGCGCACCCGCGTGTGCGCCGCGCGCTTCCGGATCAGGCGCACGCTCTCGAAGACGACCTGGTAGGGATGCTCGACCGGGTTCGCGAAGCCCGGGATACCCTTGTGGTAGCCCGACGGGTAGACCATCGGCGAGATGAAGTCGAGGTGCGGGGTCAGCTCCTCGATGCGCTGGCCGATGTCCGTGTCGTTCTCGTTGAACGCGGTGTAGCCGAAGACGTCGGCGGCGATGAACGCGCCCAGCGCCCCGAGCTCCCGTCGCGCGCGCTCGAGGAAGCCCGCGATCGCCGGCAGGCGCGTCTCCTTCGTGTTGGGCTTGGCGTACCGCGCGGCGCCGAGGCGGCCGTCGGTCGGGAAGCGCACGTAGTCGAACTGGACCTCGTCGAACCCCCGGCGGACGGCCTCGCGCGCGATCGCGATGTTGTAGTCCCACACTTCTTCCTGGAACGGGTCCATCCACGCGAGCCGCTCGTTGTCGATCCACGGCGTCCCGGTGCGCGTGTCGATGACCGCGAGGTCGGGCCGGGCGCGGGCGAGGACGTTGTCCTTGAAGGTCACGATGCGCGCGATCGTGTAGATCCCGCGCGCCTTGAGATTCGCCATGAGCGCGTCGAAGTCGCGCAGCGTGGCGGGACCCTGCGCGCCGGCCGCGAGGGCCTGCTCGAGCTCGGTGGCGTAGAGGATCCAGCCGCGATCGCCCTTCACGTCGATGACCACCGCGTTCAGCTCGGTGCGCTCGGCCAGCTCGAGGACGCGGCCCCGGATCCCCCGGTCGCCGACACCGAAGTAGGTGAGGTAGGCCGCCTTGACGACCTGGGGCTTGAGGACCACCACGACCGCGCCCCGCTGTGGCGGCACGAGCGTCTTCTCGAAGCCCGGCAGCTTCACGAGGAGCGGCGCCGCGGGCGGGACGTTCTGCAGGTGGAACGCGCCCTCGGCGTCGGTCCGGTGCTCGGCGCCGCCGACCACCACCGAGGCGCCCTCGACCGGCCGGCGCTCGGGGTCGAGCACGCGGCCCGTGACGGTCGGGCCCCACGTCGGGCCCACGGGCTGCGGTCGCTCGGGCGTCGGCCGCAACACCGGGGGGGCGGGCGGCCGCACGACCGTCGTCGCGCGCGTGTCGGCCGGGTACAGGAGGATCAGGTACCCGCTGGCGATCGCGAGGCTCAGGAGGAGGAGCGCAAACCCGCCGTCCAGTAGATGGCGGCGAGCCGACACGGGGCCGGAGGCTTCGTGCATCGCTGGTTCTTCGACCATAACCCCTCGATTCAGAGCGTACCAAGAAAAAATAATGCGGCTACAATTCGTCGCATGCTCGACCCGCGCTTCGGCTGCGAGACCGCGACGACGCGCACGCTCCGCGTCAACGGCCTCGACCTCTCGTTCCTCGAGTGGGGCGCTTCCGGAAACCCCGCGCTCTGCTTCCTGCACGGCGGCGCCGCGCACGCGCACTGGTTCGATCGCGTCGCGCCCGCGTTCGCCGATCGCTTCCACGTGCTCGCGCTCGACCAGCGCGGCCACGGCGAGAGCGAGTGGGCGGTGCCCGCCGCGTACGCGACCCGGGACTTCGCGGCCGACCTCCTCGCCATGATGGACGCGCTCGGCGTCGCGCGCATGGTGTTCGCCGGCCACTCGATGGGCGGCCACAACACGATGGGCTTCGCCGCCTGGCACCCCGAGCGCGTGCGCGCGGCCGTGATCATCGACGCGCGGCCCTCGCTGCCGCCGGAGCGGCTCGACCGCATGCACGCGCGCGGCCGGCGGCCGCCGCGGCTCCACCCGACGGTGGACCACGCCGTGCGGGCCTTTCACCTCCTGCCGCCCGACACGACCGCCGACCCCGCGTTCCTCGCCCACGTGGCGCGCGCGGGCGTGACCGCGCGCGACGGCGGCTTCACGTACCGCTTCGACCCCGCGTGCTACGCGGCGCGCGACCCCGTGGACAACTGGCTGCTCCTGCCGAAGGTCACCGCGCCGACGCTCGTCGTGCGCGGCGAGCACTCACCGGTGCTCCCGCGCGAGATCGCCGAGCGCATGCTCGCGGCGCTCCCACGCGCGTCGCTGGTCGAGATCCCCGGCGCTTTCCACCACCTCGTGCTCGACGCGCCCGACGCGTTCGTCCACGCCCTCGACGACTTCCTCGCGCGAGCGCTCTGACGCCGCGGCCCGACGCCGCGTGCAACCTCCGCCAAGCTTGGCGCCGCACCGGAGATCGGGCTGGACATGCGCGGGGCGGTCTCGGACTATACCTGTCGGCGCGCCCCTCCTCGGTGTGTCCGCCGGATGGACCGCGATAGTCGGGCGCGAAAGGCGTTGAAATGGCTCAAGAGAACGGCAGGATCGTTCGTGCGCTATGCGGCGCCATCAACGGCCGCGACTGGGACGCATGGCGGCAACTGCTCTCGGACGACTGCGAGTGGGTCTTCGTGGAGCGCGGCATCACCGGGGGCACCTTACGGGGCGGCGTGGAAGTGGCGGCAGCGTTCAAGCAGTGGACGACGACTTTTCCGGACCTGCGAATGGATATCGACAATCTCATCGTCGCCGGCGAGACGGTGGTCGCCGAATGGAGCGCACGAGGGACACAGCACGGTCCGCTCAAACGGGGTGAAGGCTGGTATCCAGCGACAGGGCGGTCGTTCACGCGGAGGGGCTGCTGGGTGGCGGAGCTACACGGCGGCCGGATCGTTCGCTTCCGAGCCTATACCGATGCCAAGACGCTCCTGGATCAGCTCGGTCTCGCGTCGACGACCCCGCATCTCCTCCCCCCATGATTGACGATACTGAAGCGAGCTGTTTCGGGACCTGCGCCAGGGCCGGTGCGCTCGCGCGGCTCGGCTCAGTCAAGCTGAGACACTGGCCGGCGCCTGCCCGATTGGGATGGGAGGGACCGCCGGCGGCGCCGGCCCCGCACCCAGCTACTCGCGCACGCGCTCGACGCGGACGGCGCAGACCTTGTATTCGGGGATCTTCGAGGACGGGTCGAAGGCCGAGTTCGTCAGGAAGTTCGCGGCCGACTCCTCGAGCTTCACGAAGGGCACGAACAGCGCGCCCGGCCGCACCGCCTCCGTCACCCGCGCGTAGCCCGCGAGTTCGCCACGGCGCGACTCCACGCGCACGCGCGTGCCCGTCTCGACACCGAGGCGCCGCGCGTCGCTCGGATGGATCGCCACCTCGAGATGCGGCGCGAGCTCCAGGAGCCCCTGGACGCGCCGCGTGAGCGTCCCGCCGTGCCAGTGGTAGAGGAGCCGGCCGGTGTTGAGGACGAAGGGGAAGTCCGCGTCCGGCAGCTCGGCGGCCTCGGCGAGCTGGAGCGCCGGGACGAAGCGCGCCCGCCCGCGCGGGAACGATTCGGCATAGAGGAAGCGCGTGCCCGGGTGGTCCGGGCCGGGGCACGGCCACTGGATCCCGCCCTCGCGATCGAGCCGCGCGTGCGACAGGCCCGCGAGGAAGGGCCAGAGGCGCGCCATCTCGTCGAAGATCGCCGCCGGGCCCGCGTAGTCGAACTGGCGTCTGACCTCGACGCCGAGCCGCCGCGCCACGCGGCGGGCCAGCTCGCACGTGATCCACCAGTCGGGCCGCGCGTCGCCGGGCGGGGCGAGGGCGGCGCGGACGCGCTGAACGCGGCGCTCCGAGTTGGTGAACGTGCCTTCCTTCTCGGCGAAGGCCGCCGCCGGCAGGAAGACGTGGGCGCGCTCGGCCGTCTCGTGCATGAAGAGATCCTGGACGACGAGGAAGTCGAGCTGGCCGAGCGCCTTCTCGGCGTGGTGGAGGTCGGGCTCGGAGAGGAGCGGGTTCTCGCCGATGACGTACATGGCGCGCGTCTCGCCCGTGAGGCAGCCCTCGACCATCTCCGTCACGACGCGGCCGGTGCGTCCCGGCGGCCGCGCTCCCCAGGCCTCCTCGAACTTCGCGAGCGTGTCGGGATCGTACCGCGCGTAGCCGGGCAGGTTCGTCGGGATGCAGCCCGCATCGCCGCAGCCCTGGACGTTGTTCTGGCCGCGCAGCGGCGAGATCCCGCTGCCCGCGAAGCCCATCTGGCCGGCGACGAGGGAGAGGTTCAGGAGCGCGTGGGCGTTGTGGATCCCGTTCGTGTGCTGGGTGATCCCCATACCCCAGACGAGGCATGACCCGGCGAAGGGCGGCCTCGCGTACCAGCGCGCAGCCCGCGCGACGTCCCCTGCGGGAACGCCCGTGACGCGCTCGGCGCGCTCGAGCGTGAAGCCCTCGAGCGACGCGCGCCAGGCCTCGAAGCCTTCGGTGCGCGCGCGGATGAACGCGTCGTTTGCGAGGCCCTCGTCGAGGATCACGCGCGCCATCGTGTTGAAGAGCGCCGTGTCGGTGCCCGGCCGGTTCTGGATCCAGAGGTCCGCCTGGTCGCAGAGCTCGATGCGCTTGGGATTGACGACGACGAGCCGCGCCCCGCGACTCACGGCCCGGCGGAAGCGGACCGCGATGACGGGGTGATTCGCGGAGGCGTCGGCGCCCACCACCAGAAGGCAGCCGGCGTCCTCGTAGTCCTGGTAAGAGTTCGACGTCGCGCCCGAGCCCATCGAGACGAGCATCGCCTCCACGGACGGCGAGTGGCAGAGCCGCGTGCAGTGGTCCACGTCGTTCGTCTGCATGACGACGCGGCAGAACTTCTGGACGACGTAGCCGTCCTCGTTGGTGGCCTTGGCGCTCGCGAGGGCGCCGAAGGCGCCGCGGTGCGTCGCGAGCCCCTCCGCGGCCGCGTCGAGCGCCTCGTCCCAGCCCACCGCGACCCAGCGGCCGTCGCGCCGGACCATCGGGCGCGTGATCCGGTCGCGCGAGTGGATGAAGCCGGTGCCGAAGCGCCCCTTGACGCAGAGCATGCCGAGGCTCGACCGGTTCGACGGCACGTCGTCCGTCATGAGGGCGAGCCGATCGTCCTCGCGCACGCCCACCTCGATCCCGCAGCCGACGCCGCAGTACGGGCACGTCGTCTCCACGCGCGTGACGATCTTCCCGGGCGTCTCCTTCGGGCGCAGGGCGCCCGTCGGGCACGTCGCGACGCACTGGCCGCACGAGGTGCAGACCGAGGACGCCATCGGGCCGTCGCCGAAGACGCCGACGCGCGTCGCGTGGCCACGGCCCAGGAGCGAGATGGCGCCGATCTGCTGGACCTCGTCGCACGCCACGGTGCACCGGCCGCAGAGGATACACGCCTCGCGGTCGAGGACGAAGAACGACTTGGACGCGTCCACGTCGTACCGGTGGAGCGGCGGGTGCGAGGGCTCGAGCAGCCCATGACGCGCGGACGCGGCCCCGACCTGCGCGAAGCCGGCGCGCTCGGGCGATGGCGCGAGCATCGAGAGCGTCAGGTCGAGGACGCCGCGGCGCACGCGCACGGCGTCGGGATGCTCCGTCGCGACGACCATGCCGTCGCGCGCCGGCAGGTGGCACGCGGCCGGGAGCCCGCGCTGACCCTCGACGTGCACCAGGCACGTCCGGCACGCGCCGAGCGCCGCACGGTCAGGGTCCTTGCAGAGCTGGGGCAGCGCGATGCCGAGGCGGTTCACGCCGTCGAGGACGCTGGCGCCCTCCGGCAGCTCGACGCTCCGGCCGTCGATCGTGAGGATCACGCTGTCCTCATGATACGCCGAACTCCCCGGGGAACTCGGCGAGCCCGGAGAGGACGGCGAGCGGGGCGGCCTGGCCGAGGCCGCAGAGCGACGCCGTCTGGATCACCTCGCTGAGCGCCTGCACGCCGTCCACGTCTAGACGTCCGTCGAGCATGGCAAGGAGCCGCGCCGTCCCCTCCCGGCACGGCGTGCATTTCCCGCACGACTCGCGCGTGTTGAAGGCGAGGAGCGTCCTGACCGCGTCGCGTACGGACGCGGTCTCGTCGAGCGCGACCACGCCGCCCGTCCCGGGGTTCACGGGGCCGCGCGGCACGAGCGGCTCGTCGAACCGCCGCGGGTGGACGACGCTCCCCGACGGCCCGCCGAGGACCACGGCGGCGATCGGCCGCCCGGTGGGGGAGCCGCCGCCGATCTCCTCGAGAAGCGTCCGGAGTGTCGTGCCGAGCTCGAGCTCGACGATGCCCGCGCGCTTCACCCGGCCCGAGAGACCGAAGAGCTTGGTCCCGCGTCCGCCGCCGAGCCCGGCGAACCACGCCCCGCCCCGCTCGACGATCGGCGGTACGGCGCAGAGCGTCTCGACGTTGTTGATCACGGTGGGCCTGCCGAAGAGGCCCGACTCCACGGGGAAGGGCGGCCGCGTGCGCGGCATCGCGCGCCGGCCCTCGAGAGACTCGAGCAGCGCCGTCTCCTCGCCGAGCACGAAGCCGCCCGCGCCGCGTCGCAGCTCGAGCTCGAGCGAGAAGTCGGCGCCGAGGACGCGCGGGCCGACGAGCCCCCACGCCCGTGCCTGGGACAGGGCGGTGGTGAGCCGCTCGGCGGAGAGCTCGGCCTCGCCGTGGACGTAGACGACGCCGTGCGACGCGCCGGCGGCGTAGGCCGCGAGCAGCACCGCCTCCAGGAGGCGGTGCGGGTCGCCCTCCATCAGGTGACGGTCCTTGAAGATCCCGGGCTCGCCCTCCTCGCCGTTGACGACGACGTACTTCGGCGCGCCCGCCGCCGCTCGGCACGCCGCCCACTTCACGGCCGTCTGGAAGTAAGCGCCGCCGCGCCCCGTGAGGCCCGCCGCGCGCACCTCGTCGATCACGCGCTCGGGCCGACCCTCGTCGAGGACGCGCGCGAGCGTCGCGTAGCTCCCGCGGCGGATCGCGTCGGCGATGTCGCCCGGGTCGGTGACGCCGCAGCGCTCGAGCAGCACGCGCCGCTGCCGCGCGAGGACCTCGCCGCCGACGTCGGTCACGCGGTCGGCGGCGAGGGCGTCGAGGAACTTCCCGACGTCCGCCGCGGCGAGCGGGCCCGCGATGAGCCGTGGACGGCCGCCGCGCAGGACCTCGACGGCGGGCGCCGCCCAGCACATGCCGCCGCAGCCCGCGGCGACGACGCCGTAGGGGAGCTTTCGGCGCTCGACCTCGGCGCCGAGCGTGGCGAGCGTCTCGAGCGCGCCGACGGCGACGCCGCACGCCCCCACGCCGACGGCCAGGCGCGCGCCGGGTCGCCGGCGCTCGGCCTCGCGCGTGAGCGCGGCGAAGCGCTCCGCGGGACTTCCCGAGGCGGCTGGCGGCGGCGGGACGACCGGCGCCGGAGCGGACGCGTGGGACGCGCGGGGCGCGAGGATCCGGTCGAGGTCGGCCGGCGCGACGCGGCCGCGGTACGCGTGATCGATCTCGACGACCGGCGCGACGGCGCACGCGAAGGCGCAGTCGAGCTCCTCGAGCGTCACGGAGCCGTCGGCGGCGGTCGCGCCCGCGCGGACACCGAGCCGCGCCTCGCAGGCGGCGAGCAGCGCGCCGCCGCCGTTGACCCGGCAGCTGACCCCCGTGCAGACGCGGACGAGACGCCGTCCCGGGCGCCCGAGCCGGAGCTCGGGGTAGTGGCTCGCGACGCCCCACACCTCGCTCCTCGGCACGCGGAGGTGCGCGGCGACGGCGTCGAGCGCCTCGGGCGGGAGCCAGCGCTCCGCGCGCTGCACCGCCTGGAGCGCCGGCAGGAGCCACGTGCGCTCGCGGGGAAACTTCGCCAGCGGCTCGGAGATGTCTCGCATAATCGGAGTGCATGGTAGCCGACCCGAGCGTGTTCCGCGACCTCGCCTACGTGTTCGTCGCCGCCGTCGTGGGCGGCGCACTGGCCCGGCTCGCGCGGCAGCCGCTGATCCTCGGCTACGTGGCCGCTGGCATCCTCGTCGGTCCGCTCACGCCGGGCCCCGCGGTGTCGGACGTCCACGGCTTCGAGCTCATGGCGGAAGTCGGCGTGGTCCTCCTGATGTTCTCGATCGGCATCGAGCTCTCCTTGAAGGACCTCCTGGCCATCCGCCGCCTCGCGCTGGTGGGCGTGCCGCTCGGGCTTGCGGCCTTCATCGGCCTCGCGACCGGCCTCGGGCTGGCGCTGGGCTGGAGCGCGCTCCGGGCCCTCTCCGTCGGCATCGTGCTGTGCGTGCAGAGCACGATGGTCGCGGCGCGCCTGCTCATGGACCGTGGCGAGACGGGCTCGCGCCACGGCCGGCTGACGATCGGCATCCTGCTGGTCGAGGACCTCGCGGTGGTCGCGCTCATCATCCTGCTCCCGACGCTCGGCGCCCTCGACCGGGGCGGCCTCCTCGCGATCGCGAAGGCCCTCGGCACCGCCGCCCTGATCCTGGTGCCCTTCCTCGTCCTCGCGCGCCGGGTCGTGCCGCGCCTCCTCCTCCAGGCCGCGCGCATGCGGAGCGACGAGATGTTCCTGTTCGTCGCCCTCGCGGTGGGCCTCGCGACCGCCGCCCTCACGCAGGCGCTCGGGCTGTCAGTGGCGCTGGGCGCGTTCCTCGCGGGCCTCCTCATCAGCGAGTCGGACTTCGCGCACGACACGCTCGCGCGGCTCCTCCCGCTCCGCGACACCTTCGCCGCGCTGTTCTTCGTCACGCTCGGCATGCTGCTCGATCCCGCGCAGGTGCTCGCCAACCTCCCGCTCCTCGGCATCATGGTGGGCCTGATCGTCGTCGGGAACCTCGCCGTCTGGACGGCCGTCGTCCGCCTCTTCGGCGAGTCCGTCTGGAACGCGGTGCTGACGGCGGTCGCGCTCACCCAGATCGGCGAGTTCTCCTTCGTGCTCGTCCAGGTGGCGCGGCGCGCCGGGTATGTCGGCGACGATGTCTACAACGCGACGCTGGCGGCCTCGCTCCTCACGATCCTGCTCAACGCCTTGCTGGTCCAGAAGGCGCCCGGCTGGATCGGCGCCCTGCGCCTCCGGGGGGCGGGCCCGCCGCCGGCGGTCGCGCCGAGCCTCGAGGGCCACGTGATCCTCTGCGGCTACGGACGGGTGGGGAGCGCGATCGGGGAAGCGCTCGAGACCTTTGGCATTCGCTACGTCGCCGTCGAGACCGATCCCGACATCGTGAAGGGGCTCCAGGCGCGCGGGGTGCCGAGCCTGTTCGGGGACGCGGCGCGACGCGGGATCCTCGAGGCGGCGGGCGCGGCGCGGGCGGCGCTCGTGGTCGTGGCGCTGCCGGAGATGGAGCGCGCCCGGCTCGCCGTGCGCGCGCTGCGGGCGATCAACCCCCGGCTGCCGCTCCTGGCCCGCGCGCATCACACCGCGGCGCGCGACCTCCTGATCGACATGGGCGCGACGGAGGTGATCCAGCCGGAGGTCGAGGCGGCGGCGACGCTCCTGCGCCACAGCCTCGAGCGCCTGGCGGTCCCGCGTCCGAAGATCCTCGCCTACCTCGAGCGGCTCCGCGCGGCCGCGGACACGGCGCTGATCCTCGAGCCGCTCGGCCGCGAGGACCTGCCCTTCGCGCGCGACCTGACGCTCGGGGAGGGCCCGCTCGCCGGGCGCTCGCTCAGGGACCTCCGCGTGCGCGAGCGCTTCGGTGTCGTCGTCCTTACGGTGACGTGTCCGGACGGCGAGTTCGTCCCCAATCCCTCGGCCGAGACCGTGTTCCGCGCCGGGGACCGCGTCCGCGTCTTCGGCCTCCGGGAGCAGATCGAGCGCTTCGCCGCCGCCGGCGCGAGCCGCGGCTGACGACGGCGGCCGCGGGTCAGCGGAGCCCGAGCCGGCGCTCGTGCTCCTCGAGGTGGCGCCCGGCGGCGGCGGCGCTGGCGGGGTCGAGCCACTTCACCTGGGAGAGTCGCTGCCGCGCGGCCCTCAGGTGGGCGAGGTCCACCGCGCCCGACTCGTCGTGGTGGGGCAGGTGGCGGAGCTTCTTCCCGTCGGGCGCGATCTCCACCACCGCGAAGGCGGCGTCCGGCAGAGCGTCGATGCGCGCGCGGCTCCACTCCTCAGCGGCGGCCGGCGCCGCAGCCAGTGCTAAGAGGACGAGCGACGGGGCGAGTGTCCTCATCGCGGCGAGCCTAGGGTCGCGCACGCCGGGGCGCAACGTCCAAAGATCGATACGGCTCAGGCCACGCCCGAGTGGAGCGCGATCGTGCCGAGGCCGAGACGGCGCCAGCGGACGTCGCGCAGGCCGGCCCGCTCCATCGCGCGCGCGAGCTCCGCGGGCGTGACGAAGCGGTCCACCGACCGCGGCAGGTAGGTGTAGGCTTGGCGGTCGCCCGCGACGAGCGCGCCGAGGGCGGGCACGACGCGGCCGAAGTAGAGGCCGAAGAGGGCGCCCCACACGGGCACGTCGGGGCGCACGATCTCGAGCGCCAGCACACTGCCGCCCGGCATCGTCACGCGCCGCATCTCCCGGAGTCCGGTCTCGAGGTCCTCGAGGTTCCGCAGGAGGAAGGCCGACATCACGCACGCGAACGTTCGGCTCGGAAAGGGCAGGGCGAGCGCGTCGCAGGCGACGAGCGGCACGCGCCGGGCGTCGCGCGCGCCGAGCTTGGCGCGCGCCTCGCGCAGCATGCCCTCGGCGAAGTCGCCGCCGACGACGAGACGCGTCGGGTCGAGCGCGCGCAGCGCGAGGGCCAGGTCCGCGGTGCCGGTCGCGAGGTCGAGCGCGGGGCCGGGGAGCGCCGCGGCC
The sequence above is a segment of the Candidatus Methylomirabilota bacterium genome. Coding sequences within it:
- a CDS encoding polysaccharide deacetylase family protein encodes the protein MRLLLLVALIVTAALLLASFAVAADLPPNELGRVMILEYHKIDYPEERWTRTPENFRRDLETLYAKGYRLVTLGDLLDGRIALPAGTTPVVLTFDDSSPGQFRYLEQRGGLEIDPKSAVGILEAFARERPDFGRGATFFVLPAADPPNRLFNQPEHVTRKLQFLVSHGYEIGNHTLWHANLGKYDEATVRAQIAGAQAWIQRHVPDYRPRTLALPHGVYPRDVSWALSGSAKGVAYRHDGILMVAGGAAPSPFSAAWDPVRLPRIQALESELRRWLGHFEQHPDERFVSDGDPGVVTVPAALRGRLRENLKNVRVVERAAGR
- a CDS encoding putative glycoside hydrolase; translation: MHEASGPVSARRHLLDGGFALLLLSLAIASGYLILLYPADTRATTVVRPPAPPVLRPTPERPQPVGPTWGPTVTGRVLDPERRPVEGASVVVGGAEHRTDAEGAFHLQNVPPAAPLLVKLPGFEKTLVPPQRGAVVVVLKPQVVKAAYLTYFGVGDRGIRGRVLELAERTELNAVVIDVKGDRGWILYATELEQALAAGAQGPATLRDFDALMANLKARGIYTIARIVTFKDNVLARARPDLAVIDTRTGTPWIDNERLAWMDPFQEEVWDYNIAIAREAVRRGFDEVQFDYVRFPTDGRLGAARYAKPNTKETRLPAIAGFLERARRELGALGAFIAADVFGYTAFNENDTDIGQRIEELTPHLDFISPMVYPSGYHKGIPGFANPVEHPYQVVFESVRLIRKRAAHTRVRVRPWLQDFRDYAFDRRIFGVNEIRAQMKAADDAGAAGWMLWNPRNDYTAAALRPKDAQQREALAAK
- a CDS encoding alpha/beta hydrolase encodes the protein MLDPRFGCETATTRTLRVNGLDLSFLEWGASGNPALCFLHGGAAHAHWFDRVAPAFADRFHVLALDQRGHGESEWAVPAAYATRDFAADLLAMMDALGVARMVFAGHSMGGHNTMGFAAWHPERVRAAVIIDARPSLPPERLDRMHARGRRPPRLHPTVDHAVRAFHLLPPDTTADPAFLAHVARAGVTARDGGFTYRFDPACYAARDPVDNWLLLPKVTAPTLVVRGEHSPVLPREIAERMLAALPRASLVEIPGAFHHLVLDAPDAFVHALDDFLARAL
- a CDS encoding nuclear transport factor 2 family protein → MAQENGRIVRALCGAINGRDWDAWRQLLSDDCEWVFVERGITGGTLRGGVEVAAAFKQWTTTFPDLRMDIDNLIVAGETVVAEWSARGTQHGPLKRGEGWYPATGRSFTRRGCWVAELHGGRIVRFRAYTDAKTLLDQLGLASTTPHLLPP
- the fdhF gene encoding formate dehydrogenase subunit alpha → MILTIDGRSVELPEGASVLDGVNRLGIALPQLCKDPDRAALGACRTCLVHVEGQRGLPAACHLPARDGMVVATEHPDAVRVRRGVLDLTLSMLAPSPERAGFAQVGAASARHGLLEPSHPPLHRYDVDASKSFFVLDREACILCGRCTVACDEVQQIGAISLLGRGHATRVGVFGDGPMASSVCTSCGQCVATCPTGALRPKETPGKIVTRVETTCPYCGVGCGIEVGVREDDRLALMTDDVPSNRSSLGMLCVKGRFGTGFIHSRDRITRPMVRRDGRWVAVGWDEALDAAAEGLATHRGAFGALASAKATNEDGYVVQKFCRVVMQTNDVDHCTRLCHSPSVEAMLVSMGSGATSNSYQDYEDAGCLLVVGADASANHPVIAVRFRRAVSRGARLVVVNPKRIELCDQADLWIQNRPGTDTALFNTMARVILDEGLANDAFIRARTEGFEAWRASLEGFTLERAERVTGVPAGDVARAARWYARPPFAGSCLVWGMGITQHTNGIHNAHALLNLSLVAGQMGFAGSGISPLRGQNNVQGCGDAGCIPTNLPGYARYDPDTLAKFEEAWGARPPGRTGRVVTEMVEGCLTGETRAMYVIGENPLLSEPDLHHAEKALGQLDFLVVQDLFMHETAERAHVFLPAAAFAEKEGTFTNSERRVQRVRAALAPPGDARPDWWITCELARRVARRLGVEVRRQFDYAGPAAIFDEMARLWPFLAGLSHARLDREGGIQWPCPGPDHPGTRFLYAESFPRGRARFVPALQLAEAAELPDADFPFVLNTGRLLYHWHGGTLTRRVQGLLELAPHLEVAIHPSDARRLGVETGTRVRVESRRGELAGYARVTEAVRPGALFVPFVKLEESAANFLTNSAFDPSSKIPEYKVCAVRVERVRE
- a CDS encoding NAD(P)H-dependent oxidoreductase subunit E is translated as MRDISEPLAKFPRERTWLLPALQAVQRAERWLPPEALDAVAAHLRVPRSEVWGVASHYPELRLGRPGRRLVRVCTGVSCRVNGGGALLAACEARLGVRAGATAADGSVTLEELDCAFACAVAPVVEIDHAYRGRVAPADLDRILAPRASHASAPAPVVPPPPAASGSPAERFAALTREAERRRPGARLAVGVGACGVAVGALETLATLGAEVERRKLPYGVVAAGCGGMCWAAPAVEVLRGGRPRLIAGPLAAADVGKFLDALAADRVTDVGGEVLARQRRVLLERCGVTDPGDIADAIRRGSYATLARVLDEGRPERVIDEVRAAGLTGRGGAYFQTAVKWAACRAAAGAPKYVVVNGEEGEPGIFKDRHLMEGDPHRLLEAVLLAAYAAGASHGVVYVHGEAELSAERLTTALSQARAWGLVGPRVLGADFSLELELRRGAGGFVLGEETALLESLEGRRAMPRTRPPFPVESGLFGRPTVINNVETLCAVPPIVERGGAWFAGLGGGRGTKLFGLSGRVKRAGIVELELGTTLRTLLEEIGGGSPTGRPIAAVVLGGPSGSVVHPRRFDEPLVPRGPVNPGTGGVVALDETASVRDAVRTLLAFNTRESCGKCTPCREGTARLLAMLDGRLDVDGVQALSEVIQTASLCGLGQAAPLAVLSGLAEFPGEFGVS
- a CDS encoding cation:proton antiporter — encoded protein: MVADPSVFRDLAYVFVAAVVGGALARLARQPLILGYVAAGILVGPLTPGPAVSDVHGFELMAEVGVVLLMFSIGIELSLKDLLAIRRLALVGVPLGLAAFIGLATGLGLALGWSALRALSVGIVLCVQSTMVAARLLMDRGETGSRHGRLTIGILLVEDLAVVALIILLPTLGALDRGGLLAIAKALGTAALILVPFLVLARRVVPRLLLQAARMRSDEMFLFVALAVGLATAALTQALGLSVALGAFLAGLLISESDFAHDTLARLLPLRDTFAALFFVTLGMLLDPAQVLANLPLLGIMVGLIVVGNLAVWTAVVRLFGESVWNAVLTAVALTQIGEFSFVLVQVARRAGYVGDDVYNATLAASLLTILLNALLVQKAPGWIGALRLRGAGPPPAVAPSLEGHVILCGYGRVGSAIGEALETFGIRYVAVETDPDIVKGLQARGVPSLFGDAARRGILEAAGAARAALVVVALPEMERARLAVRALRAINPRLPLLARAHHTAARDLLIDMGATEVIQPEVEAAATLLRHSLERLAVPRPKILAYLERLRAAADTALILEPLGREDLPFARDLTLGEGPLAGRSLRDLRVRERFGVVVLTVTCPDGEFVPNPSAETVFRAGDRVRVFGLREQIERFAAAGASRG
- a CDS encoding ubiquinone/menaquinone biosynthesis methyltransferase, producing the protein MIVPERADAVRVMFTRIAARYDRMNSLMTGGRHHAWRRHVARLAAAALPGPALDLATGTADLALALRALDPTRLVVGGDFAEGMLREARAKLGARDARRVPLVACDALALPFPSRTFACVMSAFLLRNLEDLETGLREMRRVTMPGGSVLALEIVRPDVPVWGALFGLYFGRVVPALGALVAGDRQAYTYLPRSVDRFVTPAELARAMERAGLRDVRWRRLGLGTIALHSGVA